Proteins from a genomic interval of Treponema brennaborense DSM 12168:
- a CDS encoding MATE family efflux transporter, translating to MNSLNVAAIQAHKTGTIMQFSLPAVIGMLLTSFITIADGFFMGNFIGKEAIAAVNLGLPIIYLFLATGLMISVGGSVIAGIALGSRNLERCRAVFNQTMATVTVCLVGLSAVVLFCFDPMLRVLGAEGAVAVHFKAYYLIMLVELPLMILNSLFSMFIRNEGHPLYSMGVMILVVVLNIALDYVFVGPCRFGVRGIAFASLISAAAGLLCSLLFFLKKSRVFGFARFRFDRAVFRNTVFNGFSEFIGEMSMCVSMFAYNYVIMHRIGVDGVTAFTVVGYVAYLFSTIVIGFGQGISPLVSFAYGAGEKPLARSLRRRTNALIFAAGLLMILLISGTSVRFSTLFVKDPGVQSMIRTGVLIFMTNFLFCGINAVSSFYFTSIGKAKESAVISSARGLVVLLICIFTLPVFFGMNGIWLTSPVSEAITLFITIAYIAKDNRA from the coding sequence ATGAATTCATTGAACGTGGCCGCCATTCAGGCGCATAAAACCGGAACCATCATGCAGTTTTCACTTCCGGCTGTTATCGGTATGCTGCTGACGTCGTTTATCACGATCGCCGACGGCTTTTTTATGGGAAATTTTATCGGCAAAGAAGCTATCGCCGCCGTAAATTTGGGGCTGCCGATCATATATCTGTTTCTGGCAACCGGTCTGATGATTTCCGTCGGCGGCTCGGTAATCGCAGGCATCGCGCTCGGTTCCCGGAATCTTGAACGATGCCGCGCCGTTTTCAATCAGACTATGGCGACGGTTACCGTCTGCCTTGTCGGGTTAAGCGCGGTCGTGCTGTTCTGCTTTGATCCCATGCTCCGCGTGTTGGGGGCCGAAGGAGCGGTCGCCGTCCATTTCAAGGCGTATTATCTGATCATGCTCGTCGAGCTGCCGCTGATGATTCTCAACTCGTTGTTTTCCATGTTTATCAGAAACGAAGGGCATCCGCTGTATTCGATGGGGGTGATGATTTTAGTCGTCGTGCTGAACATTGCGCTCGACTACGTGTTCGTCGGTCCGTGCCGCTTCGGTGTGCGGGGCATTGCGTTCGCGTCGCTGATTTCGGCGGCGGCGGGACTTTTATGCAGTCTGCTTTTCTTTTTGAAAAAATCGAGGGTTTTCGGATTCGCACGTTTCCGCTTTGACCGTGCGGTTTTTCGCAATACCGTTTTCAACGGATTTTCGGAGTTTATCGGTGAAATGTCCATGTGCGTGAGTATGTTCGCGTATAATTACGTCATTATGCACCGCATCGGTGTGGACGGCGTTACCGCTTTTACCGTCGTAGGATACGTTGCGTATCTGTTCAGCACTATCGTTATCGGTTTCGGGCAGGGAATAAGTCCGCTCGTCAGTTTTGCATACGGCGCCGGAGAAAAACCGCTTGCCCGGAGTTTACGCCGCCGGACGAACGCGCTGATATTCGCCGCGGGGCTGCTCATGATTTTGCTTATCAGCGGTACTTCGGTACGGTTCAGCACGTTGTTCGTCAAGGATCCCGGCGTTCAGTCGATGATCCGCACCGGTGTGCTTATTTTCATGACGAATTTCCTGTTCTGCGGCATAAACGCCGTCAGCTCGTTCTATTTTACTTCGATCGGAAAAGCGAAAGAATCCGCCGTCATTTCATCGGCTCGAGGGCTTGTCGTCCTTTTGATTTGCATTTTCACGCTGCCGGTGTTTTTCGGCATGAACGGTATTTGGCTCACCTCTCCGGTGTCTGAGGCGATTACGCTGTTCATTACGATTGCGTATATCGCCAAAGACAACCGGGCGTAA
- a CDS encoding class I SAM-dependent methyltransferase — MKTNDDTGSGLPHDAAAPHSIHDFDFSLICEYFASFNRQGPGSPETTRRALGFIENLPANARIADVGCGTGGQTTVLAEELVRRFSRRHENSARGAAETTDSGTDSDTDATFSVTGIDLFPQFVELFNRNASERGVSAYVHGKIGSMDKLDFEPESLDLIWSEGAIYNIGFERGVNEWKRFLKPGGYLAVTEATWLTDERPAEIEAFWNNAYPEIGTIPQKIAQMQKAGYTPIAAFTLGSECWTDHFYAPAAAVQKTFLQKHADSPAARNLVAAQKHEQALYAKYCQYYGYVFYIGKKR, encoded by the coding sequence ATGAAAACAAACGACGACACAGGCAGCGGTCTTCCGCACGATGCGGCGGCCCCGCATTCGATTCACGATTTCGATTTTTCACTCATCTGCGAATATTTTGCGTCGTTCAACCGACAGGGGCCGGGCAGCCCGGAAACGACGCGGCGCGCGCTCGGTTTTATTGAGAATTTGCCGGCAAACGCGCGGATCGCCGATGTAGGCTGCGGTACCGGCGGTCAGACGACGGTGCTTGCCGAAGAACTCGTACGGCGATTTTCCCGACGGCACGAAAATTCCGCACGCGGCGCGGCCGAAACGACAGATTCGGGTACGGATTCAGATACAGATGCGACGTTCAGCGTTACGGGAATCGATCTGTTTCCGCAGTTTGTCGAATTGTTCAACCGGAATGCGAGTGAACGCGGCGTTTCCGCGTACGTTCACGGAAAAATCGGTTCTATGGACAAGCTCGATTTTGAACCCGAATCGCTCGATCTGATCTGGTCGGAAGGCGCGATTTACAACATCGGTTTTGAGCGCGGCGTAAACGAATGGAAGCGCTTTCTCAAACCCGGCGGATATCTTGCCGTAACCGAAGCGACGTGGCTCACCGACGAACGCCCGGCGGAAATCGAAGCGTTTTGGAACAACGCGTATCCCGAAATCGGAACGATTCCGCAGAAAATCGCGCAGATGCAAAAAGCGGGATATACGCCGATCGCCGCGTTCACACTGGGCAGCGAATGCTGGACGGATCATTTTTACGCACCGGCCGCCGCCGTGCAAAAAACGTTTCTGCAAAAACACGCCGACAGCCCGGCCGCACGCAACCTGGTCGCCGCGCAAAAACACGAACAGGCTCTGTACGCAAAGTACTGTCAATATTACGGTTACGTATTTTACATAGGCAAAAAGCGCTGA
- a CDS encoding CD3324 family protein: MGYVKAGDVLPAELLDAVQRYADGVYLYIPRRGDSRKKWGEANCSREQLARRNREICDKYADGVPVSVLAETYFLSGKRIYKIIADRLKTERV, translated from the coding sequence ATGGGCTACGTAAAAGCCGGCGACGTGCTGCCTGCCGAATTACTCGACGCAGTACAGCGATACGCCGACGGCGTGTATCTGTATATTCCGCGGCGCGGAGACAGCAGAAAAAAATGGGGCGAAGCAAATTGCTCCCGCGAACAGCTCGCCCGGCGGAACCGTGAAATATGCGATAAATATGCGGACGGAGTTCCGGTTTCCGTTCTTGCCGAAACATATTTTCTTTCCGGCAAGCGGATTTATAAAATCATTGCGGATCGTTTGAAAACGGAACGCGTTTAA
- a CDS encoding aspartate/glutamate racemase family protein — MKTIGLIGGMSWESTVTYYRIINETVKTRLGGLHSAKLLLYSVDFAELETCLQTGDWQTITEKLTEAALTLQKGGADFILVGTNTMHKVVPHVQSRVAVPIIHIADATAEAIKVRNLTTAGLLGTRFTMSQDFIKTRIAQRGIGVVVPDGTDSAYIDRVIFDELCRGVVSRQSKNGYLAIIDKLAAQGADCVILGCTEIGLLVSQNDTSLPVFDTTLIHAEKAVELALET; from the coding sequence ATGAAAACGATTGGGCTTATAGGCGGTATGAGTTGGGAAAGTACCGTAACGTATTACCGGATAATAAACGAAACCGTTAAAACGCGCCTCGGCGGGCTCCATTCAGCCAAACTGCTGCTGTACAGCGTGGATTTTGCGGAGCTTGAAACGTGTCTGCAAACCGGTGATTGGCAGACTATCACGGAAAAACTTACGGAAGCCGCGCTGACGCTTCAGAAAGGCGGCGCCGATTTCATTCTTGTCGGAACGAACACAATGCACAAAGTGGTACCGCACGTACAATCGCGGGTCGCCGTTCCGATTATCCATATCGCCGACGCTACTGCCGAAGCAATCAAAGTCCGAAACCTGACGACGGCGGGGCTGCTCGGTACCCGTTTTACGATGTCGCAGGATTTTATCAAAACCCGCATTGCACAGCGGGGAATCGGCGTCGTCGTACCTGATGGAACGGATTCCGCGTATATCGACCGGGTTATTTTTGACGAATTGTGCCGCGGAGTCGTTTCCCGGCAGTCAAAAAACGGTTATCTTGCAATTATCGATAAGCTGGCCGCGCAGGGAGCTGATTGCGTCATTCTCGGCTGTACCGAGATCGGGCTGCTTGTCAGTCAGAACGATACTTCGTTGCCCGTGTTCGACACTACGCTGATTCACGCGGAGAAAGCCGTCGAGCTTGCACTTGAAACGTGA
- a CDS encoding TfoX/Sxy family protein, giving the protein MSGNKELAAYILDQLAELENVRCIPMMGGYIFYYNGRIFGGIYGNGFLVKITETSKKFMSDSEPEPPYEGAKPMLPVTILEDREQLTQMIRQMYCELPEPKKKRTRGA; this is encoded by the coding sequence ATGAGCGGCAACAAGGAATTGGCGGCATACATACTGGATCAGCTGGCGGAGTTGGAAAATGTCCGCTGCATACCGATGATGGGCGGTTATATCTTCTATTATAACGGACGGATATTCGGCGGCATATACGGCAACGGGTTCCTCGTGAAGATTACGGAAACAAGCAAAAAATTCATGAGCGACAGCGAACCGGAACCACCGTACGAGGGAGCAAAACCGATGCTGCCGGTTACGATTCTTGAAGATCGGGAACAACTTACGCAAATGATCAGACAAATGTATTGCGAACTTCCCGAACCCAAAAAGAAGCGTACACGCGGAGCTTGA
- a CDS encoding VOC family protein → MKRVLMQAYVTGSIQAVERYKKAFAAVIVSSYLNENGSYYHCELDIEGEILAVAERQESAVCGNVMQFCLHYGEGNEAKIRRAYETLQDDAQILVPLAPCDFSPLMTDFIDAYGVRWCLFI, encoded by the coding sequence ATGAAAAGAGTTTTAATGCAAGCGTACGTTACCGGCAGCATCCAAGCCGTTGAACGTTACAAAAAAGCGTTCGCAGCGGTGATCGTCAGCAGTTATCTGAACGAAAACGGGTCGTACTACCATTGTGAACTCGATATTGAAGGCGAAATTCTCGCCGTTGCCGAGCGGCAGGAATCCGCCGTTTGCGGAAACGTGATGCAGTTCTGCCTGCACTACGGTGAAGGAAACGAAGCTAAAATCCGGCGCGCGTATGAAACCCTTCAAGACGACGCTCAAATTCTGGTCCCGCTCGCCCCGTGCGATTTCAGCCCGCTGATGACGGATTTTATCGATGCGTACGGCGTACGATGGTGCCTGTTTATTTGA
- a CDS encoding DUF3781 domain-containing protein: MDNTESIDVLRNHVRHVHTTPLGAERIKRNLGLSVPDVVAWCRNKILDSRSRITRRGKNWYVLTDDCEITVNAYSYTVITAHTIEASVTIVECI, translated from the coding sequence ATGGATAATACCGAATCGATCGACGTGCTGAGAAACCACGTACGGCACGTGCACACGACGCCGCTGGGCGCCGAGCGTATAAAACGGAATCTGGGCCTTTCCGTCCCAGACGTCGTCGCCTGGTGCCGGAACAAAATACTGGATTCCCGCAGCCGCATAACGCGTCGCGGTAAAAACTGGTACGTGCTCACCGATGACTGCGAAATCACCGTAAATGCGTACAGCTATACGGTGATTACCGCGCATACTATAGAGGCATCGGTAACAATTGTCGAGTGCATTTGA
- a CDS encoding GNAT family N-acetyltransferase, translating to MNRKRFNEQYEEIYQFLTEASDYGYNEHFHWGRFEWMMNHSMLDEEKLEKIAIFRDSKEKIIGMILYDTSYEDRNYLIHLGDDEELLRKMIEYLLKNDEYNVKINEKDKFMITILPEYGFIKKNLEEKLLEIKLNRKFEYQLPKDFTISSRNFDIDNWKYQIAIHRGFDHDGLPAKRERSFFSPSPNYDEELKIFIFDKDDYCAHCGIWYTKGRSAYIEPVVTIPRCRNLGLAKAAVYEGLNRVRESGAERAIVLSDQEFYHKIGFAESSGFYCWRKNKNTCR from the coding sequence ATGAATCGCAAAAGATTTAATGAACAGTATGAAGAAATATATCAGTTCCTGACAGAAGCATCTGATTACGGATATAACGAACACTTCCATTGGGGACGATTTGAATGGATGATGAATCATTCAATGCTTGATGAAGAAAAACTTGAAAAGATTGCCATATTCAGAGACAGCAAAGAAAAAATCATAGGAATGATACTATATGATACATCATATGAAGATAGAAATTATCTGATCCATTTAGGAGATGATGAAGAATTATTAAGGAAAATGATAGAATATCTTTTGAAAAACGACGAGTATAATGTAAAGATAAATGAAAAAGATAAATTCATGATAACCATTTTGCCAGAGTACGGTTTTATAAAAAAGAATCTTGAAGAAAAACTGTTGGAAATTAAACTGAACAGAAAGTTTGAGTATCAATTACCCAAAGACTTTACAATCAGTTCAAGGAATTTCGATATCGATAATTGGAAATATCAAATAGCAATTCATAGGGGGTTTGATCACGACGGACTTCCTGCCAAACGGGAACGTTCGTTTTTCAGCCCTTCCCCGAATTATGATGAAGAATTGAAAATATTCATATTTGACAAGGATGACTATTGCGCACATTGTGGGATATGGTATACGAAAGGCAGAAGTGCATATATAGAACCTGTTGTAACGATACCTCGTTGCCGAAATCTTGGACTCGCAAAAGCCGCCGTTTATGAAGGATTAAACAGGGTACGAGAGTCGGGAGCAGAACGGGCAATTGTTCTTTCAGATCAAGAGTTTTATCACAAAATAGGGTTTGCAGAATCTTCAGGGTTTTATTGTTGGAGAAAAAACAAAAATACTTGCCGATAA
- a CDS encoding DUF362 domain-containing protein, with translation MNTEKSKVYVTSFRTTQTENLLQKLRRLAITAGMKTIDFTDKYAAIKIHFGEPGNLAFLRPNYAKVVADLIKELGGKPFLTDCNTLYVGGRKNALDHMDAAYVNGFSPFSTGCHVIIGDGLKGTDEAYVDLSDGEYVKQAKIGRAVMDADIFISLTHFKAHEGTGFGGAIKNIGMGCGSRAGKMEMHSSGKPSVTQEACVGCGMCRKNCAHGAITIEAKKASINHDKCVGCGRCIGACPKDAVHPGADHSGDVLNCKMAEYAAAVLRGRPHFHISLVMDVSPFCDCHAENDAPIVPDVGMFASFDPVALDQACADAVNAQPVLEGSYLDEKEHTHGDHFCDIHPSTNWKTQISHAEKMHLGTRKYELVHI, from the coding sequence ATGAATACTGAAAAATCGAAAGTATACGTTACATCGTTCAGAACGACGCAGACGGAAAATCTGCTACAGAAATTGCGCCGGCTCGCGATCACCGCCGGTATGAAAACCATCGATTTTACCGACAAGTACGCAGCGATAAAAATACATTTCGGCGAGCCGGGCAACCTCGCGTTTTTGCGGCCCAATTATGCGAAAGTCGTTGCGGATCTGATTAAAGAACTCGGCGGAAAACCGTTTTTGACCGACTGCAACACGCTGTACGTGGGCGGCCGCAAAAACGCGCTCGACCATATGGACGCCGCGTATGTGAACGGATTCAGTCCGTTTTCCACCGGATGCCACGTCATTATCGGCGACGGGCTGAAAGGTACCGACGAAGCGTACGTCGATCTAAGCGACGGAGAATACGTAAAACAGGCCAAAATCGGACGCGCCGTTATGGATGCGGATATTTTCATCTCACTGACGCACTTCAAAGCGCACGAAGGAACCGGATTCGGCGGCGCCATTAAAAATATCGGCATGGGCTGCGGTTCGCGCGCCGGTAAAATGGAAATGCATTCGAGCGGAAAACCTTCAGTCACGCAGGAAGCGTGCGTCGGCTGCGGTATGTGCCGGAAAAACTGCGCACACGGCGCCATCACGATTGAAGCGAAAAAAGCTTCCATAAATCACGATAAATGCGTCGGCTGCGGCCGCTGTATCGGCGCATGTCCCAAAGACGCCGTTCATCCCGGAGCCGATCATTCCGGCGACGTTCTCAACTGCAAAATGGCCGAATACGCGGCGGCAGTGCTGCGCGGGCGGCCGCATTTTCATATAAGCCTTGTTATGGACGTGTCGCCGTTCTGCGATTGTCATGCCGAAAACGACGCGCCGATCGTGCCGGACGTAGGTATGTTCGCGTCGTTCGATCCGGTTGCACTCGATCAGGCGTGCGCCGACGCGGTGAACGCCCAGCCGGTGCTCGAAGGTTCGTATCTGGATGAAAAAGAGCACACGCACGGCGATCATTTCTGCGACATCCATCCTTCCACCAATTGGAAAACGCAGATCTCCCACGCGGAAAAGATGCACCTCGGCACCAGAAAATACGAGTTGGTGCATATCTGA